A genomic window from Natrinema sp. HArc-T2 includes:
- the nuoK gene encoding NADH-quinone oxidoreductase subunit NuoK translates to MTVDVQYYVMLSMAVFCIGLFGVLTRRNALLFLMSVELMLNAANINLIAFSFYHGNLTGQLFALFTMALAAAEVAVGLGIILVLYRNFRDVDVTVPTTMRW, encoded by the coding sequence ATGACCGTCGACGTGCAGTATTACGTGATGCTGTCGATGGCAGTGTTCTGTATCGGGCTGTTCGGGGTGTTGACGCGTCGTAACGCACTGTTGTTCCTGATGTCCGTCGAACTCATGTTGAACGCGGCCAATATCAATTTGATCGCGTTCTCGTTCTATCACGGCAACCTCACCGGGCAGCTGTTCGCGCTGTTTACCATGGCGCTGGCTGCCGCTGAGGTGGCCGTCGGACTCGGGATCATCTTGGTGTTGTATCGTAACTTCCGTGACGTCGACGTTACGGTTCCAACGACGATGAGGTGGTAA